GGGATCAATGATAAGCGATGATGTGTATGCTATGTTCTTTTCTAAAGATGCTTTTGACCGTTCCAATCTCACAAAAGAGGAGTTTGCCTTGTTGAAAGAACAGGAAAAAAATAAGGAACAAGATAAGAGCAAAGACAAAAAAAGTGCTCCTCTTAAGAAAGGAAAGAAAGATGCCAAGGACAAGGCTGAGAAAGACTCTGTAAAGAAAGACATTACGATAGACTGGGAGAATCTGACCGACCGTAAAAAGAAGCTGACTACTTACACCGGAGCCACAAGCGACTGGGTTCTATCAAAAGATGGAGAAAAACTGTTCTATCTTACTGAGGTAGACAATGGCAATGACCTTTGGGTAACCGAGTTACGCAAGAAAGAGACAAAGCTATTAAGCAAACTTGGAGCAAACAATCCTAAAATGGAACTCTCTTCCGATGGTAAATTCCTGTTTATTTTGGCTGGTGGAAAGGCGATGAAGGTTGATTGCGAATCTGGTAAATCTGAAAGCCTTAATGCAAATGGTGAAATGGTCCTCGACAGAGCTGCTGAAAGAGAGTATATCTTTGACCATGCATGGCGCCAGCTGAAAGAGAAATTCTATGTAGAGAATCTGCATGGCGTTGACTGGGACTTCTACCATAGTGAATACAAAAAATTTCTGCCATACATAAACAACAATTACGACTTCGCAGAATTGCTAAGTGAGATGCTTGGCGAATTAAACGCTTCGCATACCGGAGGCGGATACCGTTACAATCAGCCAATGTCTGACCAGACTGCCTCTCTGGGTCTGTTCTACGATTACAATTATACCGGAAAGGGACTTCGTGTAGCCGAAGTGATTGAAAACGGACCGATTGATAAAGCTGCATCTAAAGTAAAACCTGGTACTGTTATTGAGAAGATAGACGGACAAGAACCTGATTCTGTTGACTTCTATAAGTTGCTAAACAGAAAAACTGACAAGTTGACTCTGCTTTCTGTTTACAATCCTGCTACAAACAAGAGATGGGAAGAAACAGTGAAACCAATCTCTATTAATGAAGAAGGTGAATTACTTTACAAACGTTGGGTGAAGAACCGTCGTCAGGAGGTAGAAGAATTATCTGGTGGTAAGATTGGTTACATCCACGTTCGTGCCATGGACGATGCAAGTATGAGAACTGTTTACGAAGAAGCTTTGGGACGCAACATCGGCAAAGAGGCATTGATTATTGACACCCGCTTTAACGGCGGTGGAAATATCCACGAACAACTGTCCGACTTCCTGAATGGAAAAAGATATATGGACGTTATTCCTCACGGACAATATGTAGGTTCCGAACCGGGCGAGAAATGGACAAAACCATCTATCGTTCTTGTTAGTGAAAGCAACTATTCTGATGCTCACTTATTCCCTGTTGCCTACAAACTGAAAGGCGTTGGCAAGACTTTGGGTATGCCTGTACCGGGAACCGGAACGTTTGTATGGTGGGAAACTCAAATTGATCCGACTCTGAACTTCGGAATTCCAATGGGCGGATGGCGTACTCCTGACGGAAAGTTTTGTGAGAATAACCAGCTTGAGCCAGACATTAAAGTACTTAACAACCCTGACATTCTTTCCTCTGGAAGAGATGAACAGATTGAAGCTGCTGTGAAGGAATTAATGAAGAAATAAATTAGTGAACAAAATAGTCTGATTCGGTTATCAGAACAACTGGATTTCAGGCTCTTAATAGATGAAAAAGGAGAATGTAAGGGATAATCCCAACATTCTCCTTTCTTCGTTTTATAACCATACTAATAGCAATAAAATCCATTGCTCAATGGCTGAAATTTATTGGAGAATAAAAGAAAAAGCATTGGTGAATAAATTAAATTTATTGGCCAATGCTTTTATCTTATTTATATTCTCTACCAAATAGAATGGCAGATTATATTTCAGCTATAGATTTTCTATACTCCGCTAAATGAACTGAATCCACCATCAATAGGAAGTACCACTCCGGTAATGAAGCTTGCTGCATCACTGCAAAGGAACTGAACCGCACCATTAAGTTCCTTGATATCACCAAAACGCTTCATTGGAGTCTTTGCCAGTACCTTCTGACTGCGTTCTGTCAATGATCCATCTGGGTTGATAAGTACGGCTCTGTTCTGATTGCCGATAAAGAATCCGGGAGCAATAGCATTTACTCTGATCTTTTCATTGAATTTAGTAGCCATCTCCATAGCCAGCCATTTGGTAAATATCTCGATACCACTCTTTGCAATAGAATATCCCGGTACACGGGTCAACGCTTCAAATGTAGCCATTGATGAAACATTGATGATATTTCCAAATCCTTGTTTTGCCATTATTTCACCAAAAACAAGGCAAGGGTAAACAGATCCGTTCAGATTGAGATCAACCACCTTATTCATGTCGGCAATCTTCATATCAAATATGGTCTGGTCTTGTGTTAGTGTTCCTCCGGGAATATTTCCACCAGCTGCATTTACAAGGATATCTACTCTTCCCCAACGATCAAGGATATTATCCTTCACCACCTTAAGTTCTTCAACATTAAGTACGTTGCAAGTCACACCCAAAACTTCGCCTAGTGGTGACAATTCAGTGATAACCTTATCTACATTCTCCTGATGAGCACCAATAATCAGTACTTTTGCACCGGCTTCGAGAAAGCCTCGTGCAATATTGCTACCTAATACACCGGAACCACCAGTAACAATAGCTACTTTTCCGGCAATGCTAAACATTTCGTTCATTCTCTTATTTTGTTTTGTTTCCAGCCCAAATGTTAAGGGCGGAAGATATTTTTATTTTGATAATTCGTCTCTCACTGTTGCCATAATTCCATCTACCTGAGCAAGTGCGAACATGCGTCCGTGGAAAGAATAACCGGGATTATAACCTTTGTCGCCATCGTCGAGCATCAGTCTGCCGTGATCTACACGCATAGGCACTTCCGGTCTTTCCTTCTCAAAAATGCGAACCAGATCAATAACATGTCCTCTTCCACCCAGATGGGATGATTCCATAAAGTTACCATCCGATGTAGCTTCCGTACTGCGAAGATGCACAAAGTGAACACGATTCACATATTTCTTAGCCAATACGGGCACATCGTTATGCAGTCCGGCGCTCAGCGAACCGGCACAGAAAGTGAGTCCGTTGTGTGGATTATCAACCGCATGAAGGAACCAGTCTATATCTGCTTCACCGGTAACAATGCGTGGAAGGCCAAGCATCTGGAAAGGAGGATCATCAGGATGCACGCACATGTTTATTCCATATTCATTGCACACGGGCATAATCTGTTCCAGAAAGTATTTCATATTTGCACGAAGCGCATTCTTGTCAATCCCTTTATATAAGTCGAGCAACCTGTTGAAGATAGCTACCGGATTCTGATCGCCTTCCTTGATATTTCCATTCACAAAGCCTTGTGTCTTAACAATGATGGTATTGATCAGATCGTCTTTCTCTGCTTCGGTAATGGTTTTATCCAGTTCGCGAACCTTTGCTAATTCTTCAGGTGTATAGTCCTTTTCAGCTCCCTCACGTTTTAGAATGTGGCAGTCAAAGTAAGCAAAGCGGATTTTATCGAAGTAAAGCGAGCTGGTACCATCGGGCCATGGATGTTCCAGGTCCGTACGAATCCAATCGATCACCGGCATAAAGTTGTAGCAAACGGTCTTCACGCCTGCCTTACCCAGATTAGCCAGACTTACTTTGTAATTAGCTATCAGCTGATCCCTGTCCGCCCCGGCATACTTGATGCTTTCGCTAACGGGCAAACTCTCCACAACCGACCACCGAAGGCCTGCTGCTTCAATATAATCTTTAAGTTCCTTTATCGCTTCGAGTGTCCATATTTCCCCATTGGGTACATCGTGCAGGGCAGTCACAATGCCCTCCACTCCTATCTGTCTCAGCATGGAAAGAGTAATCTTATCCTTCTTGCCAAACCATCTCCAGGTCTTTTCCATTTATCTTTCTAATTATGATGTTGTAAATTTAGTTTTATCTTCTTCAAGTCGCCCAGTTCATTCACAGGGCGTTCTATGTCATAAGGAATAGGTTGGTGTGAGAATGTCTGGAAATAAAGCAGACAAGCATCTTTCCACCAAACAGCATCCTTGCTTTGTATCTTCAGGCGAGACTGCACCTCTTTAAAACGCTGCGCGTCAACATAAGGTTCCATTCTGTCCCATGTCTTCTGGAATTCACGTACTTGCTGCGCTCCTTTGTCATAGGTATAGCAAAGCTTTTCCCATAAAGTCTGTCCGTTATGCATTTTATAGCTCCATGGTACATGATGAAACCAAAGGATAAGCTGTTCGGGGCAACTGCTCAGGTCATTGTATTGTTCCCGAAGAGGAGAATTATACTGACTAACAGAGTTACTACCGGAAAGTGTACGGTTAAACCCAATACCCAATGAATCAGCTTTATGATAATAAGACGGTAGCCAGTCGGGCCTTGCACCTTCAACAGCGCACCAAGGCTCGGGACCGTAATGATGTCCCCAGGCAAACAAGTGATGAAGTCCCAAAGGCATCATGTAATTTACCACAGCCTCCCGTGATTCAAGCATCATCTTTTTTACAGGTTCCACAAATTCTTTCTTATCATTGAAGGTAAGCTTAATCCATTCGTCGGCAATCTGACCGGAAGTCAGCTCATGATTCCATGCCAACCTACCAAAAGCATACCAGTTGGCCTGAGCAAAATGATGTCCGCACCAGTTGGCATCTTCACCAATATTTGCTACCCCGGCAATGGCCGTGAGTGAATTGGGTAAGAGAGAACCATCCGTTACCTTGGCAACAGTAGAACTTTTCCCTGAACAATAAGTATCACTATCCAGACACTCTTTATAAAGCGGAGCCAGAAAAACCAAATGATTAGATTCACCCAGGTATTCCTGTGTAATCTGAAACTCAGGCATGATAGGCGTATGCTTCATGGCACCAAACAAAGCGCTGATCGGTTCACGAGGTTGGAAATCAATCGGGCCATTCTTCACCTGAAGAATCACATTGGAACGAAACTTTCCATCGAGGGGAAGGAATTCTTTGTAAGCTTGTCCAGCTCTGTCGTCCATTCCGGACTTATAAACAAAGGCACGCCACATCACTATTCCGTGGTAAGGTTTCAAAGCATCGGCCAGCATATTGGCTCCGTCGGCATGTGTACGCCCAAAATCCTGTGGACCAGGAAGTCCTTCTGAATTGGCTTTCACCAAAAATCCTCCAAAATCAGGGATCAGTGAATATATTTCCTTTGCCTTTGCAAACCACCAACGGCGAACATCTTTGTTCAAAGGGTCAGAAGTTGGCAGTCCACCCAGTGCAGCTGGCGAAGAAAAGTTAACAGAAAGATAAACACGAATGCCATACGGACGAAACACCGCGGCCAGTGCTTTTACTTTCTGCAAATAAGCTGCACTAAGAATCTCAGGACTGGCATTTACATTATTAAGTACCGTTCCGTTTATACCAATTGAAGCATTGGCACGGGCATATTCTTTATAGCGAGAAGACAGTTTTCCAGGAAGATCTTCCCATTTCCAGAGTGAGTGTCCTGCATATCCTCGCTCAATTGTTCCGTCCGGATTATCCCAATGGTTAAGCACTCTGATTTTATAAGCAGGTTTCTCTTTTACATTCATAGAAGATGGAAAAGGAAGAGCCGTCTGTATGGTTCTCAAAAGGTTGAATACAGCATACATCACTCCAGTTTCCCCCTCAGAAGCAAGTACCAGACAATCTTTACCCTGATGTTTCATTGTACGTATAATGAAGCCTTCATTTCCTAATACCTGCAGTTCCTTGCTTAATCCAAATGGTTGAATAAGTTTACTATTTTTTGTTCCAATTACGAGCGAATGTTCCTGAACCGAACGAGTAACAGGCAGTTCTGTTCCGGTAAGTTGTCTCCATGCAGTCTGCAATTCGCCAAAAGCCAAATTGTCTGACGGTTCATCACAAGCCACTGATGTAATCACAGACGATAAAGCCTTAACCTGATTATCTGGAAGTGACTGATAGCGAAGCCATAGTTGCGAACCATCCTCAGCAAAAACAATTCCGGGAATAAAAACAAATAATAATGTATAAAAATATAATTTCATTATATACTTTTTTAAGGTGACACAAATATACTTTCTATTTTATAATAAGAATCACAAAACAGAATATTTTAATGAGATAAACAGACTGACAAATTCGTATCTTACATGAACATCTTTCACATAAGATACGAAAAGTCACCAACTATGTAATTTAAGTCTAGAAAAAGCTTCTGGAATATTATTCCTTCACATAATATGTATTTCCGGTAACCAGAACATCCTTCTGCACCACTTGCTTGGAAGCAATAGATTTAGCATCCGGTTGCTTGCCACCTACAGAAATCTGAACTGTACCAGCCTCAACCACAGCAAAGTTATCCTTGTTGCGTGCCGACATTTGAATAGGTTTCAAAGTGAACTCAACCTCTTTGGTTTCTCCAGCTTTCAGATGAACACGTTTAAATCCCTGAAGAGAACGAATGGCAGTCTTCAATTTGCTATCAGGAAGAGATACATAAAGTTCAGCTACTTCATCACCATCATACTTTCCAGTGTTCTTTACTTCTGCAGTTGCCTTGATTTCTTCTCCTGCTTTTATTGAAGATGGGGCATTTTTGATAGCGTATTCAAAAGTAGAATAACTCAAACCGTAACCAAACTGATAAAGAGGTTCACCTTTAAAATAACGATAAGTCTTGCCAGTCATATCATATTCAGTGAAGGCAGGAATCTGGTCAATTGATTTGTAAAAAGTTAGCGGTAATCGTCCGGATGGATTGTAATCACCAAAGAGAACATCAGCAATGGCAGTTCCACCACCTTGCCCCGGGTACCAAGCCTCAACAATAGCAGGAATATTTTCATTTTCCCAGTTAAAGGCAAGTGCACTTCCGTTAAGCAATACCAATACTGTAGGTTTTCCCAGTTTCTGAATCTCACGAATAAGGTCGGTCTGCGTGTTTGGTAATTTAATATCCAGACGGTCACCACCCGAGAATCCTTCTACTTTTACAGGCATTTCTTCACCTTCGAGCAGCGGACTAAGTCCCATGCAAAGAACAACAACATCCGATTTTTTAGCCAGCTCAATAGCTTCTTGTTTTAAATTTGGCTTTGGAGTATCCCACAACAGACGCATAATAGAATATTCAGTATTGTTCTGAGTATATTCCAGACGAATATTATATGCTTTACCAGCTTCCAAAGTCATCAACTCATACAATTTACGGGGATGATGAATATCATTCCATTTAGTAACTAGTTTATCATTTATATATAGGTTAAATCCAGAAAAGCCTTCACCACCAAGAGCATACTCACCGGTAACCGGAGGAACAAGCACCCCACTCCACTTAGCGGAGAAATGGTCATACTTCAGATCTTTAAACGGAGGTGTTGTTCGCCATACAAAATCTACATTCTTATCAATACGTGAATGAACCGGTTTACCTTTCCAATCACTGTTATTGTAATAGTCAGCCTTTAAACCTTTTTGCTGCATAGTTGCATCGGTAAATAGATAATCTGTAGGAACAGCAGAGAAGTAAGGAAGCTTCTCGGCCAATGGGCAACCCTGTGCAAAGGTAACTTCAGCATTAGGAAGTTTTTCACGAAGTCCGGTAAGTGGAGTTTTAGGATTGGTAGGATAACCATTGTAATTTCCAAGTAATACTTCCAAGTCGTTAGCATTAGGTCCAATCACTGCAACCTTCTTCACATCCTTGCTCAAAGGAAGTATATTGTTTTCATTCTTCAGCAGAACAATAGATTTACGGGCAGCATCAACAGCCAAAGCCTGATGCTCTTTGCTATCAACCACGCTGAATGGAATCTTAGAGTATTTCACCATCTCCTGAGGATCGAATTGTCCCAGTTTCATGCGGGCAAGAATTATTCGCTTTACGGAAACATCCAGTTCTTTTTCTGTTACCAATCCCTTCTTAACAGCATCAGCTAAATGAATATAGGTGTCGCCACAATTCAGATCTGTTCCTGATTTTATCGCCATAGCAGCAGCTTCCTCAGGAGTAGCCACTATATGATGCCCGGTTTTCTCATAGAAGTCGCGGATAGCCCAACAGTCGGATACGATGTAACCCTTGAATCCCCATTGCTTACGAAGCATCTCTTCCAGAAATTTATTACCACAGCAAGGTGCACCGCGAAAACTTTGATAAGCACACATCACAGAGTAAACTTTGGCTTCCTCTACTGTCTTCTTGAAATGCGGAGTATAGGTTTCTGCCATATCATAATCACTTGGCCATACATCAAAAGAGTGACGGGTAGATTCCGGTCCGCTATGAACTGCGAAGTGTTTTGCAGTAGCAATCAGTTTATAGTATTTAGGATCATTGCCCTGCAAACCCTTGATAAAAGGAACAGCCAGTTCACCTGTCAGATAAGGATCTTCGCCATACGTTTCCATTCCTCTACCCCAACGTGGATCACGGAAAATATTGATATTTGGCGTCCAGTAAGTCAACCCCTGGTAAATACCTCTTTTGCCCCGGGAAGCATATTCGTGATGCTTTGCCCGAGCTTCATCAGATATTGCATCGGCAATGGCGAACATTCCGTCACTGTCCCACATAGATGCCATACCAATGGCCTGTGGAAAAACTGTGGCTCTTCCCGAACGGGCAACTCCGTGAAGACATTCATTCCAAAAGTTGTGAGCAGGAATACCTAGTCGTGGTATCTCCGGTGAGTCATATCTCACAATCTGAACTTTCTCTGCCAATGTCATTCTGGAAACTAAATCTTCCGTCCGTCGTTCAAAGCTCAGAGACGTATTCTTATACGGAGGTATCTTGGCACTTGATGTTCCAAAACCTATTAACCCACACGCCAGGAGAAGATATCTGCAGTACTTTTGTGCTTTCATGACTATTGTATTTTCTGTTAATCTTATTTTAATGCTATTTATTTGTTCTGAACGGAGAAGCAGGAAGTCCCTCTTTGTTTCTAAGATTTGCACCTTGAGGATTATCAGCCCAGGCGTATCTCACAGAAACCGGATTCTTTATATCATTATTCCATACCACGACCTTATTTCCAACTATTCTTGCTTTTGCCCAGACAAACTTATTATTGGAACCGGCAATAGCAAATCCCTTTAGTTCACCTTTAGCTGTTAACCCGCTTCCTACACTTGTAAAGGAAAGAAGAGCCTGATTTCCTTTAATGACCATCGATTTATAGATAGGACCTGAACTAACCAAATTCTTTTCTCCATAAGCTATTTTCTGAGCAGCCAGAGATAATCTGTGGCCAACAGCTTTTTTATTTAGCGGATGAACATCGTTCCATTCACCTAAATCAATAGCAACAACCACTGCCGTATTTGGTATCTTCAGTGCACTTAGCTGAGCTTCCCTTAACATAGCCCAGTTGCTTTCAGACGGTTCTTTCTTTGCTTCCATAAAATTAGGCAACTGCATACAGATGAAAGGCAGGTTTGGATTGCCCCATTTATTTCTCAGATTGTTAATCAGAGAGGAAAGCATGAATTCATATTCACCGGAACGACCAGTATTCGATTCTCCCTGATACCATACTGCCCCTTTGATTGCATAATCTGTTATCGGTGCTATCATGGCATTATAAAGTCCAAAAGGTTTATATTGAAAGGTAGTTGTTGACTTCATCGGTTCCATCCGGGCACCAACCTTATATTTCCAATCGCCTTTCAAATCTATTTCACTATTACCGACAATCAGTTTATAAGGTTTGTCTTTTACAAAACCACCCTGACCACTATAGCTAATCACCCTGATGGTTATAGTATTGGCACCCTCTTTCAAAAGTACGGCCGGAATGGTGTATATACGTGGAGGATACTGGTATGAAATTGTTCCCACAAAAGTTCCGTTCACAAAGACTGAGTCGCAATCAACAACACATCCAAGTCTCAATGTAGCCTGCTTGCCAACCATTGAAGCCGGCATATCAATTGTTTTCCTGAGCCACACGGAAGTATTCAGTCCTTTCATTCCATTATCCGACCAGGAAGAAGGAAGATTCATTGTTCCCCAGTCGGAAGCATCAAGTTCTTTATCAAACCATTTTGTAGAACCGGAAATTCCCTTATCGGCTTTATAGAGCGCTATATTCCATTCTTTAACCATTTTACCTTCGCTTGTCCGTATACTGTCCATATATCCGGCTTTACGAAGTACTCTTGAACTCTCCTGATAAGCAGGATATTGGTTCAATCTATCTTCTGGTAACCAGGCTTCAATAGGTGAACCTCCCACAGCCGATCTGATTATACCAACCGGAACACCGTATTTCTGATACAAATCCTTTGCAAAGAAATAGGCCACAGCAGAGAAACGAAGAACGTCCTTTGGATTAACTGACTGCCACGTTCCGCCTGAAAGGTCTTGTGTCGGAGCATTGAAGTCATATTTTAAAGGAACAGCAAATTCTCTGATTTTGCTATTGTTTGCGTTTTCAACTTCTGCTCTATAAAGATCAAGAACTCTGTTTATAGGGAGTTCCATATTAGACTGACCAGAACAAAGCCAGACTTCACCTATCAGAATGTCTTTTATCAGCTTATCGTTTACCTTCATAGTATAAGGACCACCAGCCTTCTGAGCTGGAAGTTTCACCAGCCACTTGCCGGAAGTATCAGCAACAGTGCGATACACTTTATTAAGAAATGAAATTTCAATCTTTTCCTGCGGAGATGCCCATCCCCACAATTTTAGTTCAGTGTTTCTTTGCAAAACCATGCCATCGGCAATGAGTCGTGGCAACCTCACCTCTGCATTGGCAAAGGCGACTGGAAGAATCAGGAAGAATAATAAAGCGATTCCTTTCCTTAGACTGGTTCTATGTGTTTGAGATAATATTTTCATTTGTTCATCAACTTTATAAATGCTACTTTACTTTGTTCAGGAACGGACTTTCCGGTGCTCCCAGATAACTTGGTTTCAAACCACCCATATCAAGCAATATTTTTTGCAGAACAATGCCCGGTTCAATGGCACGATACTTTATTGTATGAAGTCCAGCACCAGAAAAATGGTGCTTGGTTACCGATTCAATGATACTGTTTGCCACCCAACGTTCTCTTTCCCGTTCAGTAAACTTCTGGTTAAAGTTCACAATCTGTTCTTCTCCTCCGTCAATAGATACAGCATAGCGCAATCCTTTATTACCATTAAAGTTGAGTGTTGGTGAAAGAAGAAGTTTCAGTGTTGCATCACCCGAAGATTGCAAATAAACATCATATTCCAATGATACTCCGTTTGCCGCATCTTCCTGAGGAACAGCCGTAACCGGAGAAGTTGTAATGCCGGAAAGTGTTTTCCCTAGTCCGGGAATTATCTGCCAGGAAACCTTATCGTTATTATTTGCTGCGGAATAATGTTCAGCTTCAATGGATACACAACCGTTACTCTCCATAAATGTTCTGCGTTTCAGGTTCTCTGGAGTTTGTAAAGAGTAAGCTTCCACCTTTATAGTTATTGATTTACCTTTCGTCTTCACCACGATTTTGCCCTCGTGCTTTCCGACTGATAATTTATTCCAATCAATACTGATATTTATTCGCCTATCATTTCCAATTATTCCTTTATAATCTGAAATTATTAACCAATCATTTGAAGCTTTCAAAGTATATTCAAAAGGAGTTTCACCGGCATTAAACAAGTCAATGTAGTACTGTTGTTTAGCAAAAGAATCAAATGCCGGCAAACTGATTTCTGCTTTATTCAATGCAGCAACATCCTTTGAATCTTCTACCGCTACTCTCATATCAGCATCCTTGGAAGCAGCAACAAAAGATACTTTCGGCATCACATTCTTTTCAGGTTGCTGCCAGGATGTATATCCTATATGAGTTTGATCCATCATGTGATTCCACTTACCCCCGGCTATTTCTTTATTATAATGTATAGTCAGCAAGGAATCGCGTTCATAAAATTGTTTTACTTTCATTGCCCAATCATTAGCAGAAGTTCTGCCTTGAGCTGCATATAATTGATTAAGTGCTTGTGCGGCATACATTTCATTCAAGTTGGCACATGCCTGAATGGGGAACAATACTAACTGGTCGAATGCATCACGAGTATCGGATGGCAAACGGTTATAAAGCTCTGTAGCCTCTTTCTCTAGTTGTTTGTAATCTTTCACAACTCCGTCAAATTCACGGTAATTCACCGTACTGTATGTTCCCGCATTCAACAATTCAGGAGTAACTCTTCTATTATATTTAGTATATAGGTTAACCATTCTG
This genomic interval from uncultured Bacteroides sp. contains the following:
- a CDS encoding sialate O-acetylesterase: MKILSQTHRTSLRKGIALLFFLILPVAFANAEVRLPRLIADGMVLQRNTELKLWGWASPQEKIEISFLNKVYRTVADTSGKWLVKLPAQKAGGPYTMKVNDKLIKDILIGEVWLCSGQSNMELPINRVLDLYRAEVENANNSKIREFAVPLKYDFNAPTQDLSGGTWQSVNPKDVLRFSAVAYFFAKDLYQKYGVPVGIIRSAVGGSPIEAWLPEDRLNQYPAYQESSRVLRKAGYMDSIRTSEGKMVKEWNIALYKADKGISGSTKWFDKELDASDWGTMNLPSSWSDNGMKGLNTSVWLRKTIDMPASMVGKQATLRLGCVVDCDSVFVNGTFVGTISYQYPPRIYTIPAVLLKEGANTITIRVISYSGQGGFVKDKPYKLIVGNSEIDLKGDWKYKVGARMEPMKSTTTFQYKPFGLYNAMIAPITDYAIKGAVWYQGESNTGRSGEYEFMLSSLINNLRNKWGNPNLPFICMQLPNFMEAKKEPSESNWAMLREAQLSALKIPNTAVVVAIDLGEWNDVHPLNKKAVGHRLSLAAQKIAYGEKNLVSSGPIYKSMVIKGNQALLSFTSVGSGLTAKGELKGFAIAGSNNKFVWAKARIVGNKVVVWNNDIKNPVSVRYAWADNPQGANLRNKEGLPASPFRTNK